In Luteimonas viscosa, the following proteins share a genomic window:
- a CDS encoding CPBP family glutamic-type intramembrane protease translates to MHAWIALPVIVVFLWLDHFHLDLFRQVAGGWTGTGRTLALAALGYLPHWLVVVGVAALLAGPRRAAWALGLHRPPVRGFVLALVLTLPMLAALAWHAPLTITVDTPHALLRQAVLPGFGEELLYRGFLFGLLFRFAGWGFLPAALGAALLFGGAHLYQGGDAAEAAGIFALTALGSLWFAWLYVEWENDLWVPVAFHVLMNAWWLLFPAADNALGPGWFVAIRLLVLALSIGVTVIMARRRGGLRIRGRDWLWGGERLRA, encoded by the coding sequence ATGCACGCCTGGATCGCGCTCCCCGTGATCGTGGTGTTCCTGTGGCTGGACCATTTCCACCTCGACCTGTTCCGCCAGGTCGCGGGCGGATGGACCGGCACCGGGCGCACCCTGGCGCTGGCGGCGCTGGGCTACCTGCCGCACTGGCTGGTGGTGGTGGGCGTGGCGGCCCTGCTGGCCGGGCCGCGCCGGGCGGCGTGGGCCCTGGGACTGCACCGCCCGCCGGTGCGCGGGTTCGTGCTGGCGCTGGTGCTGACCCTGCCGATGCTGGCCGCCCTGGCCTGGCACGCGCCGCTCACGATCACGGTGGACACGCCGCACGCGCTGCTGCGCCAGGCCGTGTTGCCGGGGTTCGGCGAGGAACTGCTGTATCGCGGCTTCCTGTTCGGCCTGCTGTTCCGTTTCGCCGGCTGGGGCTTCCTGCCCGCGGCCCTTGGCGCGGCGCTGCTGTTCGGCGGCGCCCATCTCTACCAGGGCGGCGATGCGGCCGAGGCGGCGGGCATCTTTGCGCTCACCGCGCTGGGCTCGTTGTGGTTCGCGTGGCTCTACGTGGAGTGGGAGAACGACCTGTGGGTACCGGTCGCGTTCCACGTGCTGATGAACGCGTGGTGGCTGCTGTTCCCGGCGGCCGACAATGCGCTCGGCCCGGGCTGGTTCGTCGCGATCCGGTTGCTGGTGCTGGCGCTGTCGATCGGGGTGACGGTGATCATGGCGCGCCGTCGTGGTGGATTGCGCATTCGGGGCCGCGACTGGCTGTGGGGCGGCGAACGCCTGCGCGCGTGA
- a CDS encoding AraC family transcriptional regulator, with product MLALDVIVRVAAATLWLLLAARLLRAVPRERLVRWFVPLALAMAGFLAGNTPFAQASLPGVAGDVAGLLSGSAAVFLWWYCLALFDDGFRFGPPQALVALAWWPLMLLDRGWLGDRFAGVGLSWGLVALGLGMCAHLVARLLRDREGDLVEARRRGRLWVVAALLGLLLTDLLADIALGFEWKPAGFTLAQNLALLAIGWHLARRWLRTDIAGLTYREAAPPAAPPLQHATGPAAAPAPAPPAADAALLQRLWQLIEVERIHRDPALTVAAFAARMGAPEPEVRRLVNRHLGWRHFRSFLNHHRLQDAKAALADPARADRKILAIAFDAGFASLPSFNRAFREAEGIAPGEYRARVLASAD from the coding sequence ATGCTGGCCCTGGACGTGATCGTGCGCGTGGCGGCGGCGACGCTGTGGTTGCTGTTGGCGGCGCGCCTGCTGCGCGCGGTGCCGCGCGAACGACTGGTGCGCTGGTTCGTGCCGCTGGCGCTGGCAATGGCGGGCTTCCTCGCGGGCAACACCCCGTTCGCGCAGGCGTCGTTGCCCGGTGTCGCCGGCGACGTGGCGGGCCTGTTGAGCGGCAGCGCGGCGGTGTTCCTGTGGTGGTACTGCCTGGCGCTGTTCGACGACGGCTTCCGCTTCGGCCCGCCGCAGGCGCTGGTGGCGCTGGCGTGGTGGCCGCTGATGCTGCTCGACCGCGGCTGGCTGGGCGACCGGTTCGCGGGGGTCGGCCTGTCGTGGGGGCTGGTCGCGCTGGGCCTGGGCATGTGCGCGCACCTGGTGGCGCGGCTGCTGCGCGATCGCGAGGGCGACCTGGTCGAAGCGCGCCGCCGCGGGCGCCTGTGGGTGGTGGCCGCGCTGCTGGGACTGCTGCTGACCGACCTGCTGGCCGACATCGCGCTGGGGTTCGAATGGAAGCCTGCGGGCTTCACGCTGGCGCAGAACCTGGCCCTGCTGGCGATCGGCTGGCATCTCGCCCGACGCTGGCTGCGCACCGACATCGCCGGACTGACGTATCGAGAGGCGGCGCCGCCGGCCGCGCCGCCGCTGCAGCACGCGACCGGGCCGGCGGCCGCGCCGGCGCCGGCCCCGCCCGCCGCCGACGCGGCGCTGCTGCAACGCCTGTGGCAGCTGATCGAGGTGGAGCGCATCCATCGCGATCCCGCGCTCACCGTCGCCGCCTTCGCCGCGCGCATGGGCGCGCCCGAACCGGAGGTGCGCCGGCTGGTGAACCGGCACCTGGGCTGGCGCCATTTCCGCAGCTTCCTCAACCACCACCGGCTGCAGGACGCCAAGGCCGCACTGGCCGACCCGGCGAGGGCGGACCGCAAGATCCTGGCGATCGCCTTCGATGCCGGCTTCGCCTCGCTGCCTTCGTTCAATCGCGCCTTCCGCGAGGCGGAGGGCATCGCGCCTGGCGAGTACCGCGCCCGCGTGCTGGCGTCGGCCGATTGA